The genomic interval ttatttgctattaatatattattatggatcattatgaaatttttatattatataaagcattaattaaatgtttgctattaaattataaatattctattaagCAATCATACAATAATTCTTCTATTATAATACGTTATGATCACGTTTTTGGCTAGTCCTCATCTTGGACTGCTTCGGCAAATCCAATGCGTTCGGCTTCCACATCGTAAACACTATAGACGCGCGTCAGGAATATATCGCCCAGCACCCAAAAGTCGGACTCAATTGGCACAAAGCCACTCGCACAGATCGTTTCGTTTGCCGTTTCTAGACTAACCACATAATCTGCTGCAGTAAGTGCATACTTCCTGTCTCCAATGTGGAACTGAACATCTTGCAGATAGTCCCAATGGCAGCTAACGATATAGGTTTTGTTCTTAATCGTAGCCCCAATGGCCTGTTGTAACTGCTCGAAGATGCGGCGCGGCATTAGCACCAGTGATGTGCCTGTGTCCAGAATTGCGTTGACTCTGCCATCGATTTTCTTGTTGCCCACAGAAACGCCGGACATCACAAACTGCCAGTAACCTACCTTGGACAGTGGCACATAGTCCAGTGCGCCCTTGTAGCGGGAGTGATCAATGCCCCCAAATGTGATCTCACCGCCATACAGCTCGCCGGCCATGCGTCGTAGATAGACGGAGAACAGGCATCGCTTGACCAGATGCTGCTGGCAGAACAGCTCCAGGAATGGAGTCGAGTTTTTCCAGGCTATTTGTCTGAAACCCAGTCCAACAATGCCGTCAAAGCTCGTTGGGATGAAGGTAGCCTGATGATGCGACAAGGTCTCTCCAAAGATCAGGTCGGGCACAACTACATCAGCTATTCGTAACGTGTCCTGCGACAGGTAGCCGCTTACATGGCCATTGCCATAGGCCAGCGAGAAGTTGCGACCATTTTTCACATAGCTCTTCGACTTGTGTGCCTTATACCGGCTGTGCTGCTGACAGGCTATATTGCTATCTGGGCAGTTGCTGGAGGGCAGCCACGTGTTGGCCGAGCCTGTATCAAAAATTACCCTGAACAATTGTGGCGGCGTACCCATGGCAATGCGCCCATAATACTCCACATTGTCCCTATTGTCTAGCATCAGCTGCAGCGACTGGGTAGCAAGAAAACTTTGGGACAACTGACTTGCCGGCTTTCTCTGAACCTCCAATGGAACTCGGAGCATACGCGCCTTGGCGAATGTATATAAGAATATCAAAAGTTCGCAAAGAACTAGTAACCACGTTTGCGGCATCTCGGTTGCAGCTTAACAGAGAACTGAGCTTACTGGGATAGTTTTTCTGGAACACTTAGTGTAGGTGTTGTTAGTTGTAACAACAGCTGTTGATTGTAATTGGCCCATAAATCCCAACAAAATGTGTGCTCAAActttaaaatatacatttatttttgttggctATTAAAAACTGCGTAAAATAATGTGATTGACTTTGATTTACATAAGATCTAGCAAgctaattttatatatttagcaaGATTTTATCAAGCATTGCTATATTGTAGCATACAAATTGAGATACAGGTGTATATGTTGATATAGCTCTGCATAATACTACAGTTATATGAAAACAATAGCTGAAACCCGGACTCCAACCAAACCGTTGCGATCCCAGAACTGTAATTGTTTTAATTCTTTACTTAGAAAAACGCCAAACCGAATGTGTCCTTCATGTATTGAACCAATAAATTTATTCTTTTcatttagatatttttgttgtaacaATTCTAGACAATTCTAAGTACGGCGAATAAGAACTttaataaatgcattaaatataacataatacaaataatatttcaatttagaaattgaaaaagtgtaaataaacttgatttattaagtttttggttcTAAGCCATGTCTCAAAATATAATGCTAAAAATTGATACCTTTTTGAAAAACTGAATAATTTCAGAAATAgaatagtttatttttaataaagtgcAACAATTTATTCATAGATTGTGAGTTGTGCTTAGCTTAAAAGGCTGCTACAACGTCCTGAAAGCCCGTTGCAATTCGGAGTTTCGCGCCAATCTGTAAAGGAAAattcacataaataaataattaatgaaagatcaattaataataataaattcgGTTGAAAAAGTTTGCTCAATCTGTGTTTACATTGTAACATCAGCTACGAGCTATGTGCGCAGTGGCTTTAAGACTGCAAGCCCATGGCAGTCACCTTCAAACTTTGACTGCACGAATATCATTCTTTGCGAATTTAACGAGTGTGGATATTTAAGGAAAATTATCAGCAAGTACTTGTTGTCTCTAAAACCGTTTGAGGATACACATTAGCGATTTAATTGTTCTCGTTCAGCCAGGTAGAACTCTTTATATGACACGATgtaaagtttttcaatgtcAGGAGTATATAGCTTGGTATATCCGGATATATTTAGCATCGGAGATGTTGCCCAATCAACTTACTTATTCCTTTGGTGCAGCTATTGCCAGCCATCGCACAGCTGTTGGAGAACTGGCAACGCACTCGTTGACCACCCACTAGAGCTTCTCCACAGACAGGCTTATAAATCGCTGGACAAATGGTGGGACAGCGGTCAGCGGCCATTATAAGGCCACAGCAGAGCAGCAAATTGATTAGTGCAAAGCAAAACTTCATTCTGATGGAAAGTTTTTAGAGACTAGCTGATTTCGTTGAAAAAGCCAGGCTTATATAGCGGCTGTTAGACAGTGGGAACTGGTTTTCTCTCGGAGAAGTTCTtgacaaaatcaacaaaacaaTCGAGTCAAAAACAGATGTGAGAAAAATATCTCAAAAAGTGAATCCCAATTTGCGTATGGCTAAATCACAGTAATCAGCTAAGCACATAGACAATGATTTCTTTGAACATTCATTTCCAGGTACTTTTACACCCAGTTAACCAGATAATTATTACAACGTGACCCTTAAGCCAGCGTCTTCTCAATGACTCGCGTTATATTCCGATCATAAATCATGGGCTGCCTTAAATGATCTCGACCTAGGCGTGCTACCAGCTTACATGCAGCCAGTAttaacaatttgattttcaatttatataattcaTTTCATGCCACGAATCGATTCGTTACAAAGCTATTAATTGAAATCTTGAGGTCTGGCAATAGGTCGACAAGCGTTCAGTTCAACGCGTTGGCTATGTTCAGCATGTGGGTGTGGATCGCTTATCTGCTCATCAAGCTGTCCAGCAGTCAATATGTTAAAGAGCATGTGTCTATGCAAAAGTCAGGCATTCTAGTTCATTATCATCCCGATACTATCAATTGGCCGCACTTGAGGCCGTCAACAGCATCAGGAAAAGCAATTCTTCCAGCGGCATTCCCAGGAACTGGGAACCTGTTAATATTGAAAACAAGTGAAAACATTCCGGCAAAAACGATGAGTGCGACCAAATTAGGGAAAAATATGACGCATTTAGCAAAACCGGAAAAGATAAagaaaaagcacaaaaaagtttttctaATCATGAATAAGAAAACAGGACATCTCGTGAGAGTAGCCGTTGTGCATAGGCCGAAGCGCaagcaataataaataaatttcaaagtGTCTTAAGGTTTACAAATAAAGTGTTCAATAATCTAGTTAACCCTTATAATAAACAAGTACCCTTCACTTGCCGAACATCTGAATTAATTGCGATCCCACGATCCAGCGGACTGACTGGTGGGCAGTATCGAGAAGGCGTTGGGTGGGCGTTTGCTTTAATATCCGCACATGTCACCTGGCTGATGGAGAGGAGAATGATTACCGCAGTCAAAGGCGTCAAATGTTGGTCGATATCGCAGCGGTTTCAAGCATCATACTCAATTAAAgccgaaaaagaaaaattgtacTTTCTAAATAAGCAAAATACCTTCAACAGGTAGCatagcaaaacaacaacaacaattccaaCGAGATGACTTTCAAAAAGCGCCCAGCGTTCAAAGtagatattttttgtttttatggctTGACGCTGCCTGCAACAAGTGGCCAATTGAACCCAAGCCGGCGCATAACTGGCTCCACCAGTAAACTGATCTGTTGCCTCACTCGCAGCCAGGAGCCTGGTGTTTtgacaattaaaataacacgtggttaattaaaattgcatgcCAAATTATTCATAATTGAATTCATAAGACCCTTTGTAACTCTTATTAACCTTTTCATTTCAGCATCTTTGTTTATTCATCTGTCGCTTTTGTACtttaaaagttattaaaatGCATATGTTGCCAAATTGCCAGGCGgtaattgttttcaatttttgaaaacAAGCTTAAACACATATCTGACACTTTATAGCTTAAAGATTATTTGCTCAAATCCGAAATTGCGCGTATATTAGGTATACCTTTACCTTTACcttttgttataaatatacaaaattacaaaaattttgaATGTTTTCGGCTTGACGTTGGTTTAAATTGCCTTCTGCCAGCTTCTTTGACATACATTTaatgcaaaacaataaaaaaattatattaatattaatatattagcTTCGTGTATAATAAGTAAGTAAAGTTGCTTATTTACTCAGCCAATAAGCTTTTTTAGACGTACGTGTAGGTATGCATTTGTACAAGTGAAAAATAATacacatattaaatattaagcaCATATTGTGGCTTTTGTTATTAGTCAAAcaaagcaattgataaaaaaaaaaaaaaaaaaaaaattgaatcgGTATAAATGAGCGATTCGAATGATGCCAACTTTTAGTTTCTCACCTGCAGCATGTATAAACTGTCGCTAACAATCGCACTGTTCGGCATTTTTTTCTGCCTGGGCTCGGCCCAAACCCGCGTTTGCCCTAGAAAATGCGAGCTGGCATTTCGCTGCTCACCCTACTATAAGGATTTGGTCTGGAGTATTGTGGACGGCACTTGCCGTGTCTTTCAAAACGGTTGCCTGTTCAGCTCGGAAAACTGTAATCGCGTGAACAGTTGCAAGACAAGTTGGTAGACTCTGAACTTTTACTTAGATATAAATGTTTGACattctatatatacatctagAGATGGAACAGACAACACGTGAGAAGTGCATGAAGTATTGCAGTGATATCTGCCCGTTGGGCGGCAGTGGACTTTGTGCCTCATTCGCATATACTAATGCAGATGGCACCACCGGATGGAAGACAAGATCTTTCCTCAACAGCTGTCTCTTGAATCGATTTGCCTGCCAGCAGGAAATGGGTGAGCACATATACAAAGATACTATACAAGCTATATAACACATGACTTTATATTTGCAGCTTATATCGGCGAGCCAACTGAGGGTGAATGTCAGGTATAGATATGCTAGTTTAAATTGAAGCACCGGAACtgaaaatatcaaattaaatacaaaaatgtgtCACACATACGTTGAAATGCATCCAGACTAAACGCAGTTGACCCTCAcaactgttgccagttttgagtatttttataaattgtattaatattgacacaatttttgaaaacaaataaacacagcaatataaaaataaaaaaaatacattcaCTAGAAGCATCTTCgaattgttattaaattatagCTTTATTACAGAAATTGCAGACAAGAAGCAAGCACAATGAAAACTGGACTAGCTTTTAAGAGTAAGCTGTTTGTAATTCTCTTGCTAGCTCCAATTGGTATTATCTATGGACAACTGTTCACTTTGCAAGGTGCGTCAAGTGCTTCGaatatataattcaaataaatgttttatattcCGCGTGCCTCAACAGTGCCTAATAAGTGTCAAGATGTTTGCCCCACCAGAT from Drosophila virilis strain 15010-1051.87 chromosome 2, Dvir_AGI_RSII-ME, whole genome shotgun sequence carries:
- the LOC6630696 gene encoding cathepsin D, giving the protein MPQTWLLVLCELLIFLYTFAKARMLRVPLEVQRKPASQLSQSFLATQSLQLMLDNRDNVEYYGRIAMGTPPQLFRVIFDTGSANTWLPSSNCPDSNIACQQHSRYKAHKSKSYVKNGRNFSLAYGNGHVSGYLSQDTLRIADVVVPDLIFGETLSHHQATFIPTSFDGIVGLGFRQIAWKNSTPFLELFCQQHLVKRCLFSVYLRRMAGELYGGEITFGGIDHSRYKGALDYVPLSKVGYWQFVMSGVSVGNKKIDGRVNAILDTGTSLVLMPRRIFEQLQQAIGATIKNKTYIVSCHWDYLQDVQFHIGDRKYALTAADYVVSLETANETICASGFVPIESDFWVLGDIFLTRVYSVYDVEAERIGFAEAVQDED
- the LOC6630695 gene encoding uncharacterized protein, with the protein product MYKLSLTIALFGIFFCLGSAQTRVCPRKCELAFRCSPYYKDLVWSIVDGTCRVFQNGCLFSSENCNRVNSCKTKMEQTTREKCMKYCSDICPLGGSGLCASFAYTNADGTTGWKTRSFLNSCLLNRFACQQEMAYIGEPTEGECQV